One segment of candidate division KSB1 bacterium DNA contains the following:
- a CDS encoding lysoplasmalogenase, with protein MSAISIFLPRPGDPNWSARLTLLILVLLTAGELPALFLPPAAMVIHRLFHLLQMLWLIALGFAIRHEIGHAAVFSPRLSRAEWQRVASLLVCGALLSFVGDVINAGVIDLTALLQPQTLLSIPPFAAAHGCYLAAFMLLSRAPLQGSTRLRGLTLAAVPLLAIGVWSCVIPADAPRLVIGASLAYSFVLAAMVAGSLWVAWAWGRSGGSVALGGVLFLLSDALLGYYLLRERPFWAGQLIWSTYMLAQLLIQRSGLLYRPPAASRQAPS; from the coding sequence ATGAGTGCCATTTCGATTTTTCTCCCCAGGCCGGGCGATCCGAACTGGAGCGCACGCCTGACGCTGCTGATCCTGGTTCTGCTCACGGCTGGTGAATTGCCCGCCCTCTTTCTGCCGCCGGCAGCGATGGTCATCCACCGGCTGTTTCATCTTCTGCAGATGCTCTGGTTGATCGCGTTGGGCTTTGCGATCAGGCATGAGATCGGACATGCTGCCGTTTTCTCTCCGCGACTGTCACGTGCGGAATGGCAGCGGGTTGCGAGTCTGCTGGTCTGCGGTGCGCTGTTGTCATTTGTTGGTGACGTGATCAATGCCGGCGTGATCGATCTCACCGCGCTGCTGCAACCGCAGACCCTGCTTTCCATCCCGCCGTTCGCCGCGGCGCATGGGTGTTATCTCGCCGCGTTTATGTTGCTCAGCCGTGCGCCGCTGCAGGGCAGCACTCGGCTTCGGGGCCTCACCCTTGCCGCGGTGCCGCTGCTGGCGATCGGGGTTTGGTCATGCGTGATTCCAGCAGACGCACCGCGCCTGGTCATTGGCGCCTCGCTGGCCTACAGTTTCGTGCTGGCCGCAATGGTGGCGGGTTCGTTGTGGGTGGCGTGGGCATGGGGCAGATCCGGAGGCAGTGTGGCGCTCGGGGGTGTGCTCTTTCTCCTGTCTGATGCATTGCTCGGATACTACCTCTTGCGCGAGCGCCCATTTTGGGCCGGTCAGCTCATTTGGTCAACCTACATGCTGGCGCAGCTTTTGATCCAACGGAGTGGCCTGCTTTATCGCCCGCCAGCAGCAAGCCGGCAAGCACCCTCTTGA
- a CDS encoding YkgJ family cysteine cluster protein, with the protein MKAANWDLRFIRACIMFTPRTEALFICKQRMFSLCQVPKPMHSVPSPVIQLTPARLTAPDDGARNWALCSGCTQCCEYISLEIDPPTTLKDVDHIVWYLIHRNVWVWVDEDNKWYVQFNTPCEKLQPDGRCGWYPERPKICQDYQQSECPRYVPAAAEKFLFKQADDFLNWLANHRSRARRELQRRYLARRAQRWRRTNGKSTVAFDAAFTTRSERSR; encoded by the coding sequence ATGAAAGCCGCAAACTGGGACTTGAGGTTTATCCGCGCTTGCATTATGTTCACGCCTCGCACAGAGGCGCTGTTCATCTGCAAGCAACGAATGTTCTCACTCTGCCAGGTACCGAAGCCAATGCATTCCGTCCCTTCCCCAGTGATTCAACTCACGCCGGCGCGGCTGACCGCACCAGATGACGGGGCCCGAAACTGGGCACTGTGCTCGGGCTGCACACAATGCTGCGAGTACATCAGCCTTGAAATCGACCCGCCCACCACGCTCAAGGATGTGGATCACATTGTCTGGTACCTCATTCACCGAAATGTCTGGGTTTGGGTGGATGAGGACAACAAGTGGTATGTCCAATTCAACACTCCCTGCGAAAAGCTGCAGCCGGATGGCCGCTGCGGCTGGTATCCCGAGCGTCCCAAAATCTGCCAGGACTATCAGCAGTCAGAGTGCCCGCGCTATGTACCGGCGGCGGCCGAGAAATTCCTCTTCAAGCAGGCTGATGATTTCCTGAACTGGCTGGCGAATCATCGCAGCCGGGCGCGCCGCGAGTTGCAGCGCCGTTATCTCGCCAGGCGCGCACAGCGCTGGCGCAGAACGAATGGCAAATCCACGGTTGCATTTGATGCAGCCTTTACCACCAGATCAGAAAGGAGCAGGTGA
- a CDS encoding HAD-IIA family hydrolase: MLEELSPTTIMRLAGVQVFALDLDGTLYLGNEAFPFTIRFLKSLRQLRKSWVFVTNNSAASPRDYWLKLSRMGIATSVDDIYTSGRATIEYLLARGGPQPIFLLGTESLHQQFQEAGFETNATAPTCVVLGFDKTFTWEKFDIACRHLRRGVKFIATHPDLNCPQPGRDLQPDCGALTAALTAATGVTPTIIGKPEPHLYRSIQQRFRISAPALAMVGDRLETDIAAGARNGIFTILVLTGVTTKEQALCASPRPDLMLPTCMDLIPLLEHAQRELLHI, translated from the coding sequence ATGCTTGAGGAGCTCTCCCCGACAACCATCATGCGTCTGGCTGGGGTGCAGGTATTCGCCCTGGACTTGGACGGCACTTTGTATTTGGGCAACGAAGCTTTCCCCTTTACCATCCGCTTCCTGAAAAGCCTGCGCCAACTGCGCAAATCCTGGGTATTTGTCACCAACAACTCGGCTGCCAGCCCGCGCGATTATTGGTTGAAATTGAGCAGGATGGGAATTGCAACGTCGGTGGACGACATCTACACTTCCGGCCGTGCCACCATCGAGTATTTGCTGGCCCGGGGAGGCCCGCAACCCATTTTTCTCCTCGGCACCGAAAGTCTGCATCAACAGTTTCAGGAGGCGGGCTTCGAGACGAATGCGACGGCGCCGACCTGTGTGGTTTTGGGCTTCGACAAAACCTTCACGTGGGAGAAATTCGACATTGCCTGCCGCCATCTGCGCCGCGGGGTGAAATTCATTGCCACGCATCCCGATCTGAATTGCCCGCAGCCGGGCCGGGATCTGCAACCCGATTGCGGTGCGCTCACCGCCGCCCTCACCGCGGCAACCGGCGTGACGCCCACGATCATCGGCAAGCCGGAGCCCCATCTTTATCGCAGCATCCAGCAGCGTTTCAGGATTTCGGCTCCGGCATTGGCAATGGTGGGTGATCGTCTCGAGACCGACATTGCCGCGGGCGCCAGAAACGGCATTTTCACCATTTTGGTTCTCACCGGCGTGACCACAAAAGAGCAAGCCTTGTGCGCCTCGCCCCGGCCGGATTTAATGCTCCCCACTTGCATGGACTTGATTCCGTTACTGGAGCACGCACAACGCGAACTCCTTCATATATAA
- a CDS encoding dipeptide epimerase, with translation MLLESTTHRLELKHTWTIARGSADYKEYNFVTLSAEGIIGRGEAAHNVRYGESLESIREFLLEARHLFENSIPCEFYDLGKQIMALAEGQNAAKAALDMALLDWVTQKLQIPVHALWGLNPLLTPTTSYSIGIDSPQAVYEKIREAESYPILKIKLGGRQDEEIMRAVREATDRTVRVDANEGWRDRQLALEKIQWLAGLNVQFVEQPMPADHLEEVAWLRDRSPLPLIADEDVKTAGDIPALARAYHGINIKIMKSGGLQEALRMIHVARALGLKIMLGCMIESSLGITAAAHLSPLVDWADLDGNLLIKNDPYRGVRVEHGRIILPHTPGLGVEKNQDAKIG, from the coding sequence ATGTTGCTGGAATCAACGACCCATCGCCTGGAGCTCAAACATACCTGGACCATTGCACGCGGCTCAGCCGATTACAAGGAATACAACTTTGTGACATTGTCGGCGGAGGGCATCATCGGCCGGGGTGAGGCTGCCCATAACGTGCGGTATGGTGAATCGCTCGAAAGCATTCGCGAATTTTTACTTGAAGCGAGACATTTGTTTGAAAATTCAATCCCTTGTGAATTTTATGACTTGGGAAAGCAAATTATGGCCCTCGCTGAGGGGCAAAACGCCGCCAAAGCCGCACTTGATATGGCACTGCTGGACTGGGTGACTCAAAAGCTCCAAATCCCAGTTCATGCGCTTTGGGGGTTGAATCCGCTTCTTACACCAACCACCAGCTATTCGATCGGAATCGACAGCCCACAAGCTGTATATGAAAAAATCCGCGAGGCAGAATCCTATCCAATTCTCAAAATCAAACTGGGCGGCAGGCAAGATGAGGAAATCATGCGGGCGGTGCGCGAGGCGACCGACCGCACGGTGCGTGTGGATGCCAATGAGGGCTGGCGCGATCGGCAGCTCGCCCTCGAAAAAATACAATGGCTCGCCGGCTTGAACGTCCAATTCGTCGAGCAACCAATGCCTGCTGACCATCTCGAGGAAGTGGCGTGGCTGCGCGACCGCTCGCCATTGCCGCTGATTGCCGATGAGGACGTGAAGACAGCGGGCGACATTCCCGCGCTGGCGCGTGCCTATCACGGCATCAATATCAAAATCATGAAGTCGGGAGGATTGCAGGAGGCCTTGCGCATGATCCACGTGGCACGCGCCCTGGGGCTGAAAATCATGCTGGGCTGCATGATCGAAAGCTCACTTGGCATCACCGCGGCAGCCCATCTTTCACCGCTGGTGGATTGGGCGGATTTGGACGGAAATCTCCTGATCAAGAACGATCCCTACCGGGGTGTCAGAGTCGAACACGGTCGAATAATCTTGCCGCACACGCCGGGTCTGGGAGTCGAAAAAAATCAAGATGCAAAAATCGGATAG
- a CDS encoding Maf family nucleotide pyrophosphatase: MIPDLILVSTSPYRRELMAKMGFRFRAVAPRFTEEHVHHRNPGELALALARGKALSVASDHPHAILIGSDQVVWFEGRVLTKAGSPERAWRELQSLRGKTHEFYMGLFLHHTTAGLSQEFLIKGTGRLRADLSDEELRTYVALDNPSDCAGSVKTEGPGLLLFERLDCEDWTAIIGLPIIALTTALRKWNYPIFAS, translated from the coding sequence ATGATACCCGATCTGATCCTGGTTTCCACCTCGCCCTATCGCCGGGAACTCATGGCGAAAATGGGCTTCCGCTTTCGCGCGGTCGCGCCGCGCTTCACCGAAGAGCATGTGCACCACCGCAATCCAGGGGAACTGGCGTTGGCGCTGGCGCGCGGCAAGGCCCTGAGCGTCGCCAGTGATCACCCGCACGCCATACTCATCGGATCCGATCAAGTCGTGTGGTTCGAGGGCCGCGTGTTGACGAAAGCCGGGAGTCCGGAACGGGCATGGCGCGAGCTGCAAAGCCTGCGGGGCAAGACGCACGAATTCTACATGGGCCTTTTTCTCCACCACACCACCGCCGGACTCTCCCAGGAATTTCTCATCAAAGGCACCGGCCGGTTGCGCGCCGACCTCAGTGACGAGGAATTGCGCACCTACGTCGCTTTGGACAACCCAAGCGATTGCGCCGGCTCCGTCAAAACCGAAGGCCCGGGTCTGCTGTTGTTCGAACGTCTGGATTGTGAAGATTGGACTGCCATCATCGGCCTGCCCATCATCGCCCTGACGACGGCCCTGCGCAAATGGAACTATCCGATTTTTGCATCTTGA
- a CDS encoding macro domain-containing protein, which yields MEIRIKHTTVQLREGDLTEMKVDAIVNAANSALQLGGGVAGAIRRKGGPCIQQECDRLGGTPVGTAVITSGGNLPARYVIHAVGPRMGEGEEDRKLREATRHALTLADQHHLKSIAFPAISTGIFGYPLERCAQIMLATTLAYVGGETGLQQVVFCLWGEQAYRVFETTLRQLQYSASSDQLNDSPSSSAT from the coding sequence ATGGAAATTCGCATCAAACACACCACCGTGCAATTGCGCGAGGGGGATCTCACCGAGATGAAAGTCGACGCCATTGTCAATGCCGCCAACTCTGCTCTGCAGCTTGGCGGGGGTGTGGCTGGTGCCATTCGGCGCAAAGGCGGGCCGTGCATCCAGCAGGAGTGTGATCGTCTCGGCGGCACTCCGGTGGGCACCGCGGTCATCACCAGCGGCGGCAACCTGCCGGCGCGCTACGTCATCCATGCGGTGGGGCCGCGCATGGGGGAAGGGGAGGAGGACCGCAAATTGCGGGAGGCCACACGCCATGCCCTCACCCTCGCCGACCAGCATCACCTGAAGAGCATCGCCTTCCCGGCGATCTCGACCGGTATCTTCGGCTATCCGCTCGAACGGTGTGCGCAGATCATGCTTGCAACGACACTGGCGTATGTCGGGGGAGAGACTGGCTTGCAGCAGGTGGTTTTCTGTTTGTGGGGGGAGCAGGCATACCGGGTGTTTGAAACGACCTTGCGGCAGTTGCAGTATAGTGCTTCATCCGATCAATTGAACGATTCGCCGTCCTCTTCGGCGACGTGA